The following is a genomic window from Bordetella petrii.
GCGGGGGTCGTGCCCGTGGAGTTATAGAAGTGCTGGGCGGCCTTGGCCTGGGTGGCCTTGATCAGCAAGTCGTTCAGCTTGGTCACGATGGCGTCGGGCGTGCCGGCCGGTACGTAGGCGCCGAACCAGTAGCCCATTTCGTACCCGGGCACGCCGGCTTCCGCAATGGTGGGCAGCTTGGGCGCCAGCGGCGAACGCTCGCTGCCGGTAAAGCCCAGCGCGCGCAGCTTGCCGGCTTCCACTTGAGGCAGGCCCGTGGCGCTATCGGTAACCATCATGTCGATCTGTCCGCCCAGCAAGTCGGTGATTGCCAGCGGGTTGCTCTTGTAGGGCACGTGCAGCAGCTTGATGCCGGTCATCTGCTGCAACAGCTCGCCTGCAATGCGGCTGCTGGAGCTGCCGCTGCCGAAGCTGAGCTTGCCGGGCGACTTCTTGGCCAGGGCCAGGAATTCGGTCACGCTCTTGGCCGGCGATGACGGATTGACCACCATGAACTGCCCACCCTTGCCAAGCAGAGTCAGCGGCGCGAAATCCTTCACGGGGTCGTAGGGCAGGCTCTTGTACAGATGCTCGTTGGCCGCCTGCGTGGTGTTGGTGGTGATCAGCACGGTGTAGCCGTCGGCCGGCGCGCGGGCCGCGGCTTGCGCGCCGATCATGGCGCTGGCGCCCGGCTTGTTCTCGATGACCACCGACTGGCCGGTCTGCTCGGCCACGCCCTGACCGATGGCCCGGCCCAGTTGGTCGGTGGCGCTGCCGGCCGCGAACGGCACGATAAACGTGATGGGTTTGCTGGGGAAGTCTTGCGCGGCGGCGGCCAGCGGCAGCGCGGCGCACAGGGCGGCAAGCAATCGTAGCGGGGTGATGCGCATAGGGAGTCTCCTGGTGTTGTTGTAGAAAATGCGAAAAATGCCGGGTTACCGTGCCGGCGGCACGTCGGCGGCGGGCTGGTCGCCCGGAATGTCCGGCAGGCGCCGGGCCAGTTCTGGGGCGACGTCCACCCGCAGATCCAGCAGATGGAACGACAGGCTCTTGCCGTGCGTGTCCAGGTTCAGGGCGTCGTTCACGCCGCCGTCCAGCACGCCTTCGAGCACGAAATTCATGGCGTGCAGGGTAGGGATCAGGTAGCGCGTGACGCGGGCAGGGCGGCGATACGCAAACCACTCGGCCACGCGTGCCTCGGTAACCTGCTCGGCCAGTACCGCGTAGCAGTCCGGGTCCCAGGCGATCAGGCTCAGGTTGGAAATATCGCCCTTGTCGCCCGAACGGCTGTGCGCCAGGCGGTACAGGGGCACGCGCAGCGTGTCGCGGGCATTCATCGCGCGGTCTCCATCATGGTCCAGCCGCTGTGCACGGCGTCGCGGGGAATCGTGCACGACACCATGTTCAGGCGGGGCCGCAGGGCGGTGCGTACGCCGCCGCCGCCGGCCGGGCCGCAGGTATACAGGGCAGTTACTTCACGCAGCAGCCGCTCGGCCACACGCGCATCGGGGTGCTCGGCGGCCAGGCGCAACCTGACGTCGCGGCCGGCGCCCGCCGGGCGCGCATCCAGCATGGCGCCATCGTCGTCGCCCAGGATGCTGAGCACGCCAATCAGATCCACCCGCAGGGTCAGCGCCCCGCCCAGCCGCCGGCGCACGATATCCGCCGCCAGGCGCGCGCGCGCCTCGGCCTGCACGCCGGCATACGAGATCTCGGCCTCGGCCAGCCAGCCGCCGCGATGGCAGACATTGACTTTCAGTTCGTCGGGCCGAGCATGGCCCTCGATGCCCTGCACCGCAACCCGGTCGGGGCCCAGCACTTGCACCGACGCCCGGCTGAAATCGGCCACGACGTCAGGCGTCAGATAGCGCGCCGGGTCGTGCACTTCGTACAGCAGTTGTTCCTTAACCGTGCGCGCATCCACCGCGCCGCCCGTGTCGTCGGCCTTGCCGATCACGAAGCCGCCGTCGGCGTCTATCTCGGCAATGGGGTAACCCGCCGCGTGCACGTCGGGCACCTCTTTCAGGCCCGGCACACAGAAATAACCGCCGGTGACCTGGGTGCCGCATTCCAGCATGTGGCCGGCCATGGTGGCGCGGCCCAGGCGCGCCCAATCGTCCCGTGCCCAGCCATAATGCGCCAACGCCGGCCCGACGGTCAGCGAGGGGTCCGCCACGCGGCCCGCCACCACGATTTGCGCGCCGGCGCTCAGCGCGTCGGCGATCTCGCCCGCGCCCAGGTACACGTTGGCGCTGACCACATCCATGTCGTCCAGGCGCGGCCCCAGCCGTTCGCGCAGCAGCGCGCGCTGCGCCGGCGTGGTCAGCGCATCGCCGTGCACCACCGCGATGCGTGGCGCCGGCAGGCCTTGCGTGCGCGCCAGGCCGGCAATGCAGCGCGCGGCGGCCGGCGGGTTGGCGGCGCCGAAATTACCCACGATGTCGATGCCCTGGCGCAGGCAGTCGGCCAGCACCGGCGCCAGCAGTTCTTGCAGCAGGGGCTCGTACCCGCCTTCCGGATCGGCGTTGCGCGCCAGCTGTGCCAGGGCCAGGGTGCGCTCGGCCAGGGTTTCGAAGATCAGCGCGCCGCCGCCGCGAGCGGCCAGCGACTGCACCACCGCCTGGGCGCCATCGGTGCGGTCGCCCGAAAAACCTGTTGCGCAGCCAATCAGAAAAGGAGAAGCAGCCATCATGGGTCCGTCAGCACGGCGCCCAGTGGCGCCTCGTATTGCGGCCACTATAGGCAGGCTTGCTTCATAAGTGAAATAGAAATATAAGATCAATTCATCCAGAGTTTGTATGAATTTATCCGCCCGCCAATTGCGTGCTTTCGTGGCCTTGGCCGACGAAAAGCACTTCACGCGCGCCGCCCAGCGCTGCCACCTGACACAGCCGGCCTTCAGCGCGCTGATCCGTGCGCTGGAAGACAGCGCCGGCGTGCGGCTTTTCGACCGCAACACGCGCAATGTCGAGCTCACCGCCGAAGGCCGGGTACTCGACGCCTCGGCGCGCCGGCTGTTGGGCGACTTCGAGCTGGTGGTGGAAGATCTGCGTGACCACGCCGCACGGCGCCGTGGCCGCGTTACCGTGGCGGCCCTGCCTTCGCTGGCGGCGGGTTGGCTGCCGGGCCTGCTGGCCCGCTTTCATCAAGACTACCCGGGCATCACGCTGCAACTGCGCGATGCGCTGCTGGACCCCTGCCTGGACATGGTGCAGGCGGGCGCCGCCGATTTCGCCGTGGCCGCCCAGCGCGCCGACATGACAGATCTGGAAAGCGAATTCCTGCACGCCGACCGCTTTTTCCTCGTATGCCGCAAAGACCACCCTCTGGCCGCGCGCGCCCAGGTGCGCCTGCGCGATCTCGGCCGCTGGCCGTTGATCCAGCTGGCCCGTGGCAGCAGCGTACGGCGCCATCTGGACGAAGCCTTGGGCGCCGCGCCGGCCCAGGCGCTGCTGGAAGTCGAGCACCTGGCCACCGTCACCGGCCTGGTGTCGGCCGGCCTGGGCATCAGCGTAGTGCCGGCCATGACCCTGTTTCACTTCCAGCGCGACGAACTCGCCATCAAGCCCCTGGCCGGCAAACCCTTGACGCGGCCACTGTACCTGGTGCGGCGCCAAGGCCGCAGCCTGTCGGTGGCAGCGCAGACCTTATATGACTTGCTGATGGAGCATCGGGAGCGGATCGGCGGGGTGTAATGGGGTGGGCTGTCGGACAGGTGTTCGTTGGATAGCTGTTTGTTGGGCAGATTTCGTTGGACAGGTTTCGTTGGACAGGTTTCGTTGGACAGATTTCGTTGGACAGGTGTCTGGCTCCGCAGGTGCCAGACACCGGATCATTGAGACAGTCGTTCCCCACAACGGCGTCTGGCACCTACGAAGCCAACCCCCCGCCACGCCATCAGACACAAAAACGGAACACTGTTTTCGCCCCAATCGTGGGAACTCCTCGCTTTCGCAAATGCCTATTGCTGTTTACACTTCAATAGTCCAGTCTGTTCCGACTGATCTTCCAGGATACGGCCCATGAGCAAGCAAATCATTCATACCGACGAGGCTCCCGCCGCGGTCGGCCCGTACTCGCAAGCAGTTGCCGCTACCGGCGGCAAGACGGTCTATCTGTCTGGCCAGATCGGCCTTGAACCCGGCACCGGCGACCTGGTGTCTGAAAACTTCGACGCCCAGGTACGCCAGGCCTTCGCCAACATGACGGCCGTTATCAAAGAGGCCGGCGGCACCCTGAACGACATCGTCAAGCTCACCCTGTTCCTGACCGACCTCAACAAATTCACGGCCGCCAACGCCATCATGGCCGAGCTCATTCCTCAGCCGTTCCCGGCGCGCTCCACGGTGGGCGTGGCCAGCCTGCCGAAGGGCGCGCAGTTCGAGGTCGAGGCCATTTTGGTGCTGTAAGCGGCGGCCCTGCGCCTGCTTCGGGCCCCGCCATGCCAGCAGCCACAGCCGCCGCACGCAAGACTTCCGGCGCCGCCACCGGCGCCGGGCGTGCGCTGACGGATGTACAGCGCAAGCTGCACAGCCTGGGGCTGGTCACGGCCGAAGACTGCATCCTGCACCTGCCGCTGCGCTACGAAGACGAAACCCGCATCGTGCCCATCGGCTCGCTGCGCCCCGGCGCCACCGCCCAGGTCGAGGGCGAAATCCTGCGCAGCGAAGTGCTGTACCGGCCGCGGCGCCAACTAACCGCCGTCATGGCGGACGACAGCGGCGAACTGCAATTGCGCTGGCTGAATTTCTACCCCAGCCAGCAGAAACAATTGGCCATCGGCCGGCGCCTGCGCGCACGGGGCGAAGTGCGTGGCGGGCTGTTCGGCCGTGAAATCGTGCACCCGCGCATGAGCAGCGCCGAAACGCCGCTGCCAGATGCGCTGACCCCCGTATATCCCAGCACCGATGGGCTGCCGCAGCCATCGCTGCGCAAGGCCATTGGCCAGGCCCTGCAGCAGGCCAATCTGGATGACACGCTGCCGCCGGCGGCGCTTGAGCGCTACGACCTGATGCCGTTCGCGCCCGCCATCCGTCTGTTGCATGCGCCGCCGCCGGGCGTTTCCGAACACGACCTGATCGAACGCGGCCACCCGGCCTGGCGCCGCATCAAGTTCGACGAACTGCTGGCCCAGCAGCTGTCGTTGGCGGCCGCGCGCGCGGCCCGCCGCAGTATCCGTGCCGAACCGTTGCCGGCGCAGGGTGGCGCGGGCGGCCTGGTGGCGCGCCTGTACGCAGCCTTGCCTTTCCAGTTAACTGGCGCGCAGCAACGCGTCGTGCAAGAAATTGCCGCCGACCTGGCTAAACCGTATCCCATGCACCGTCTGCTGCAAGGCGACGTGGGCAGCGGCAAAACCGTGGTCGCCGCCATCGCGGCCGCGCAGGCAATTGCCTGTGGCGCACAGGTGGCCCTGATGGCGCCTACCGAGATCCTGGCCGAACAGCATTTCCGCAAACTGGTGTCGTGGCTGCAGCCGCTAGGCGTGAACGTGGCCTGGCTAAGCGGCAGCCTGACCGCGAAGGCGCGCCGCCAGGCGGCGGCCAGCGCCGCCGATGGCAGCGTGCAACTGGTGGTAGGCACCCAGGCGCTCATCCAGGACCACGTCGAATTCCACCGCCTGGGCCTGTCCATCGTCGACGAGCAGCACCGCTTTGGCGTGGGCCAGCGGCTGGCGCTCACGCGCAAGGGCGAAGCGCCGCAGGGCCACACCGTGCCGCACCAACTGAACATGAGCGCCACGCCCATCCCCCGCACCCTGGCCATGACGTTCTTCGCCGACCTGGACGTCTCGGTCATCGACGAACTGCCTCCGGGGCGCACCCCGGTGGTCACCAAGCTGGTGTCGGATGGCCGGCGCGACGAGGTCATCGCCCACATCGCCCACGCCGTGCGGGAAGGCAGGCAGGCCTACTGGGTATGCCCGCTGGTCGAAGAAAGCGAGGCCCTGCAGCTGCAAACCGCGGTAGATACCTACGAGACCATGCAGGCCGAACTACCCGACCTGCGGCTGGGCCTGGTACATGGCCGCCTGCCGCAAACCGACAAAGCCGCGGTAATGCAGGCATTTCGCGACGGCGACATCGACCTGCTGGTGGCCACCACCGTCATCGAAGTCGGTGTCGACGTGCCCAACGCTTCGCTCATGGTCATCGAGCACGCCGAACGCTTCGGCCTGGCCCAACTGCACCAATTGCGCGGCCGGGTAGGGCGGGGCAGCGCCGAATCCGTGTGTGTGCTGCTGTACCAGACGCCACTATCGCAGGTGGCGCGCCAGCGGCTGCGCGCCATGTTCGAAACCTCAGACGGCTTCGAGATCGCGCGCCGCGACCTGGAACAACGCGGTCCCGGCGAGTTCCTGGGCACGCGCCAGTCTGGCGTAACGCTGCTGCGCTTTGCCGACCTGGAGTCCGACGTAGGCATCGCAGAACAGGCGCGCGAGGCCGCGGCCTGGCTGCGAAACGAATACCCCGCCGCAGTCGAGGCCCACCTGGCGCGCTGGATGCGCGGCCGCGAAGACTTCCTGCGCACATGAAACCCTTCCATCACTCCGCTTTCCGCGGCCGCTTCTAGCAAGGTATGTATCGCCATGACTCTGACCGAACTTAAATACATCGTCGCAGTCGCGCGCGAGCGGCACTTCGGCCGTGCGGCCGAAGCCTGTTTTGTCAGCCAACCCACGCTGTCGGTCGCCATTCGCAAGCTGGAAGACGAACTGGGCGTAACTCTGTTCGAGCGCGGCGGCGCCGAAGTGGGCGTTACCGCCATCGGCCAGCGCATCGTCACGCAGGCGCAAAAAGTGTTGGAAGAAAGCGCCAGCATCAAAGAAATTGCCCGCCAGGGGCACGACCCGCTGGCCGGCCCGCTGCGCGTGGGCGTCATCCACACCATCGGCCCCTACCTGCTGCCGCGGCTGGTGCCCATGCAGATCGCGCGCACCCCGCAAATGCCGCTGCTATTGCAGGAAAACTTCACCTTGCGCCTGGTGGAACTGTTGCGCCAGGGCGAAATCGATTGCGCCATCATGGCGTTGCCCCTGCCCGAGGCCGGCCTGGTCACCCAGCCCCTGTACGACGAGCCATTCGTGGTGGCCGTGCCGCGCGACCATGAGTGGGCCGAACGCCAGGCCATCAGCTCCGAAGACCTGAAACAGCAGACCATGCTGCTGCTGGGCACCGGCCATTGCTTCCGCGACCAGGTGCTGGAAGTGTGTCCCGAACTGTCGCGCTTTTCAGCGGCCAGCGACGGCATCCAACGCACCTTCGAAGGCTCGTCGCTGGAAACCATTCGGCACATGGTGGCCGCCGGTATCGGCGTGACTGTGCTGCCGGTTACCGCCGTACCCGAGTCGCCGCAGCCCAAATCGCTGCTGCGCTACCTGCCGTTCGAAGGCGTGCCGCCCGAGCGCCGCGTCGTGCTGGCCTGGCGCCGCAGCTTTCCGCGCCTGGCGGCCATCGAGGCCCTGGCGCAGGCCGTTTATGAATGCGGGCTGCCCGGGGTGAAGATGCTGGATAAAGAGGCGGTGCCCATTTGAGGAATGTTTTGTATCCAAGCAATACCAGCCTGATAATCCCGCCAGCCGAACCCGATTTTTATCTTGTTCCGATGGTATTCTTGTATCGTCTTTATCCTTAAATAAAGGAGAACTAAATGGCCAAATCGTCCAAAGCAGCCGGTAACGCTGGGCTTCGCATCAACATCGGCATTTCCGACAAAGACCGTACCGCGATCGCGGGCGAACTTTCCAAGGTGCTGGCGGATTCCTACACGCTGTACCTGATGACCCACAATTTCCACTGGAACGTCACTGGTCCGCTGTTCAATACGCTGCACCAGATGTTCATGACCCAGTATTCCGAAGAATGGGCCGCCCTGGATGACATTGCCGAACGTATCCGCGCGCTGGGCGTGCATGCCCCGGGCACGTATCGTGAGTTTTCCAAGCTTTCCTCCATTTCCGAGCCGGGCGCAGTGCCTGATGCCATGGAAATGGTGCGGCTGCTGGTCAAGGGCAACGAAGCGGTCTCCAAGACTGCCCGCGCCGCCTTCGACAAGGCCGACAGCGCCAACGATCAGCCCACCGCCGATCTGCTTACCCAGCGCATGGACATCCACGAGAAAAACGCCTGGATGCTGCGCAGCCTGCTTGAATAAGCCTGGCGCACCGGGCGCACGATAGCGAAGAAGTCAACTCATTGCCGGCCGCCGTAGGGCGGCCGCGCATTTTGTATTGTGAAAAAAATCAATTTTTCGCAGCTCGGCATGCAATTTCCCGGCCACCAGGCTTGGCGATGGCTCATGGCGCCGCTTTGGGTGCTGGCGCTGGCTACGGGAGCAAAATCTTTCGAAGGCAATCCCCTGATAGGTAGCCGGGCCTTGAACAAAAGGGGGCTATTTGTAGCACGGGCCAGGTTTGCCCATTTCATGGCGGGCCTTCGGCGGCGCAAACTGGCACATTTAATTAGTGATCAGGATAGACGGGATTTCGATCGACAAGGGTACATACTAAAGCCGGACTTTCTTCCAACGGAGGTATTCGAGGCCATATATAACGAGATTATGATGACAGAAGGCGGGGCTCGCCAAATGCAACAGGGCCACACCATTACTCGACGCCTGCCATTGGATCGCCGTATTCTCAAACAGATGCCAGCTACTCGTCATTTTCTGAAAAGTCATTTATGGCGCGATCTGTTGAGTTACGTAGCGGCATCCCGCTGTTATCCGATGAATTATGTGCAGTCGATATATACACAAGTGCGCCAGGGGCGGGGCGATCCTCAAACGGTGCTGCATTCCGACACCTTCCACCCTACGGTAAAGGCGTGGTTGCTTCTTACCGACGTCGGGCGAGACGATTGTCCGCTGATCTATGTGCCTGGATCCCACAAGCTCAATCTTCGCCGCCTCGCCTGGATGCGCCGTAAGTCGTTACAAATGCCGACACCACAAGACCGAATGAGTTCTCGTGGCTCTTTGCGCATTACGCCGAACGAGTTGGCTAGATTGGGATACGCAGAACCTCGAGCACTGGTTGCCACGAAAAATACCCTGATTGTTGCGGATACCAGTGGTTTCCATGCGCGCGGCCAAAGTCGCTATCCTTGCACTCGTGTCGAAATCTGGGGGTACGGACGCACTAACCCATTTCTGCCCTGGACAGGTTGTGACATACGGGGGCTGCCCGGGGTGCAGGATCGCGCGACACCCATTTACTGGGGGATTCTGGACATGATGGAAAAATTGGGCTGGAGGCGCAATCCATGGCGTCGGATGCCGCCCGTACCGGAGACTGATCATAGCCACCGAATTCCGCGATAAACAACAACCAAATTGTGTGTTGATTACAGGCGCTACCGGTAGCATTGGCGGTGCGCTGGCTTTGGAGTACGCCAAAGCCGGGGTCGATACGCTAATTCTCCAAGGCCGCAGAACTGAACGCTTGGCGGAATTGGCGCAACTGTGCCGTCGTGAGGGGGCCCAAGTAGAGACGCATGCTCTCGATGTGCGCGATCATGCCTCCCTAATAGCGTGGTTGACGCAGATATGTGAGGTTCATGCTCCGGATCTCGTCATTGTGAATGCAGGTATCAACATTAATGTTGGTTCTGACCGGCAAGGCGAGATTTGGCAAGATGTACACGAATTACTGGACGTCAACGTCAAAGCCGCTTTTGCTACCGTGCACGGTGTGCTGCCATTCATGCGGAAGCGTGGCCAAGGGCAGATTGCACTGGTGAGCTCTCTAGCTGCGTGGCGGGGGCTGCCTGAAACACCGAGCTACAGCGCCAGCAAGGCGGCCATCAAGGTCTATGGTGAGGCCATGCGAGACGGTCTGGCCGCGGAAGGCATACGCTTCAACGTCATCATGCCAGGCTATGTTGAATCTCCGATGTGTTTCGACATGCCCGGGCCTAAACCGTTTCTGTGGACGGCAGCGCGGGCCGCTCATGCGATTCGGCGGGGTTTGCATGCCAATCGAGCCCGAATCAGTTTCCCATTTCCGCTGAATCTGGGTTGCTTTCTGCTGTCTGTCATTCACCCGTCCGTATCTGGGTGGATATTGCGCAGGCTGGGCTACCGTGTTTAAGGATTACTGGCTCGCAATACTACCCGCATATCTGTTCGGCCTGGTGCTTTCCTTGCTGGCCGAGCGGTTTCTGACGCCTCGGCCGGTTCTGCCTTGGCAGCGGCCGGCTTGGACGCTGGGCGTTCACGTCGGTATATGGACACTAATGTTCGGGTTGGAGGCGGCCCTTTTTCGTCGGCCGTACTTTGGCGCCACCAACGTACTGGCCATTCAGGCGTTGATCATTCTCGTCAGCAACGCCAAATATCAAGCCCTCAGAGAACCCTTCATCTTCCAAGATTTCGAGTATTTCCTCGACGCCGTCAAGCACCCCAGATTGTATTTGCCATTTTTCGGGCTGACGCGCGCGCTGGTGGCCTCTGCCGGCTACGCTCTGGCTCTGTGGGTAGGTCTGTCCTGGGAGCCCTCCATGGCCGGAATTGCAATCAGCAATCCATGGAATTCCGCGACAGCTTTCGTGCTATTCACTCTGTCTATCGTAGCGGCGGGATTTGCGGCCGCCTTGTTAGCAGGACGCCGCAGGATGGAGGTGTTCAATCCCGCCGAAAATCTAAAGCAATTGGGATTGGCCGCCACGCTATGGGTGTATGGACGCGCCGAAAGGCAGGCGACCAGCACGATACGCCAAGGCGCGCCTTTTGCTCGTATGGCATTCCCTGCAATTTTGCCGAAATCACTGCCTGATATGGTGGTGATCCAGAGCGAATCGTTCTTCGATGCCCGTCATACATACTCTCAACTGAGGGAAGACATCCTGAGCAATTTCGATCGGCTGAAGGCAGAATCCGTTCAATATGGCGCGTTGAACGTCACTGCTCGGGGCGCTAATACGGTACGAACCGAGTTCAGTTTTTTGTCTGGAATGGCGGCCGCGGACCTTGGCATACATCAGTACAACCCTTATCGCCGGTTGGCACAGCAGAGCTTTCCGACTTTGCCGTCGCACCTAAAAACCCTAGGCTATCGTACGGTCTGTGTGCATCCATATCATCGCAGTTTTTACCGCCGCAATACGGTCATGCCATTACTGGGGTTCGACCAGTTTATTGGTATCGAGGCGTTCCAGGACGCCGTGCGCGATGGTCCGTACGTCGGAGACCAGGCGCTGGGCAAACATGTATTGGGGCTACTCGGCGGCGGAGAGGGTAAACCCCTATATGTCCACGTCATCACTATGGAAAATCATGGGCCGTTACATTGGGAAACTGTAACCGAAGCAGACAGCGAGGCATTGCTTCGCATGCCCATCCCTCCCGGTTGCGAGGACTTGGTGGCATATGCCCGCCACCTGCGCAATGCCGACTTTATGTTGGGTGGACTCGCACAGGGCCTAAAAGACCGAGCACGCATGACCGCGCTTTGCCTATACGGTGATCACGTCCCCATCATGCCTGCCGTGTACAGCAAGTTGGGGGCCCCATCGGGTGAGACTAACTACATCTTGTGGCGGTCAGATGGGCCTGGATTGGCGCGAGATCAAGTGTGTGACATTAGCGAACTTGCATTTGCGTATTTGAGGGTGGCGGGGCTGATGGCCCCCTAGGCAGTTGGCACCTGCAAGCTGTTCAGAGCCGAATAGTTTTCAATTGTGGGGGCAAAAAATACATATAGAAATATATGAAGAAAAATTGTCTATTTTTTGCCCGGCGCCGTAATGGCTAAAGAGATTAATGTCGGTACAATTCCGGCCTCGCTCATAATCAATGGCGATGCAGGGCCGCCGCCGATAACGCTACCAAAAACGCTGGAATTTGTAGGGTTCTGGTATATAAGATGATAAATTTTCAGAAATTGAAATCCAAGCGCCTGATGGTCTGGGTTGTCGGTATTCCGATGGCAGTTGCGCTTATTTATTACAGTTTCTTTGCGCTAGATCGATATGTCAGCGTGGCGCAGGTGGCAGTGCGTCAGGTCGGAACTAACGAGACGCCGCAGGTTCCGGGGTTGGCAGTTATGCTCAGCGGCCTGAATCCCACTTCCCGGGAAGAAACGCTGTATTTGAGGGAGTTTTTGACCTCTCAGGACATGCTCAATGTCTTGCAGGAGAAGATAAACTGGTCCGAGCATTACGCTCAGCGCTGGTGGGATCCTCTTTATTGGCTGTTTGCCGACGCGCCGCAAGAAGATGTACTGGCGTACTATCAGCGCGTGGTAACGGCGTATTTTAATGAGCAAACCGGCTTACTTAGCCTTAGCGTGGAGGCGTTTGACCCTGAATTTGCGCAGCAGACACTCGACATCATGCTGCAAGAGAGTGAGCGCTTCGTGAATGAGCTTTCGCATCGAATGGCGCGAGAGCAAATGAACTTCGCAAAGAGTGAATTGGCCAACGCCCGCAGAGCGTACGAAGAACGCCGTGAAGCATTATTGACATTTCAGAGCGCCAATAGTCTGTTGGATGCTGAGGCGGCCGCCAAGGCACGTGCTGAAGTCATTTCGGAGCTTGAGGCGAGTTTGACCAAAGAGCGTACTACGTTGAAAGGCTTGCTCGCGACCTTGGATTCCAATACGCCGCAAGTCCGCCAACAGCGAAATCGCATTCAGGCGATGGAGCAGCAGTTGGCAGCTGAAACCCGGCGCTTGGTTTCACAGCAAGGTGGGGACAAGCTCAACGTAGTGGCATCGCAGTACCGGAATTTGACGATCGACGCGGCTATCGCCGAGGAGGCGTACAAATTCGCAGTCAGCTCTGTTGAAACCGCGCGTATTGAAGCCAGCAAGAAGTTGCGCAGCCTGGTCACTGTCGTATCGCCTAATCTGCCAGACAAGGCTATCTATCCAGATCGCATTTATAACCTAATTACATTGTTTATTGCGTTTTTGCTGCTCTACGGCATAGCCCGTTTCGTAATCGCTGCCGTTGAAGACCATCGCGACTAACCACATAAGAACATGACTATGAACTCTCGTCTCATTCTACGCGTGTCGGTCTTGTGTGCCCCCCTCTTGCTGGCTGGCTGCGGAAGTCTGCTTTCTTCCGCGGGTCCATCTCGCTATGCCGTAATGAATAGCGACGAATCGCAGGAATATAAACTGATCGATCTTAGCGCCGCCACGAT
Proteins encoded in this region:
- a CDS encoding Bug family tripartite tricarboxylate transporter substrate binding protein — its product is MRITPLRLLAALCAALPLAAAAQDFPSKPITFIVPFAAGSATDQLGRAIGQGVAEQTGQSVVIENKPGASAMIGAQAAARAPADGYTVLITTNTTQAANEHLYKSLPYDPVKDFAPLTLLGKGGQFMVVNPSSPAKSVTEFLALAKKSPGKLSFGSGSSSSRIAGELLQQMTGIKLLHVPYKSNPLAITDLLGGQIDMMVTDSATGLPQVEAGKLRALGFTGSERSPLAPKLPTIAEAGVPGYEMGYWFGAYVPAGTPDAIVTKLNDLLIKATQAKAAQHFYNSTGTTPATSTPQELAAFQRSESQKWGDIIKKAGIKAE
- a CDS encoding AtuA-related protein, with product MNARDTLRVPLYRLAHSRSGDKGDISNLSLIAWDPDCYAVLAEQVTEARVAEWFAYRRPARVTRYLIPTLHAMNFVLEGVLDGGVNDALNLDTHGKSLSFHLLDLRVDVAPELARRLPDIPGDQPAADVPPAR
- a CDS encoding acyclic terpene utilization AtuA family protein translates to MAASPFLIGCATGFSGDRTDGAQAVVQSLAARGGGALIFETLAERTLALAQLARNADPEGGYEPLLQELLAPVLADCLRQGIDIVGNFGAANPPAAARCIAGLARTQGLPAPRIAVVHGDALTTPAQRALLRERLGPRLDDMDVVSANVYLGAGEIADALSAGAQIVVAGRVADPSLTVGPALAHYGWARDDWARLGRATMAGHMLECGTQVTGGYFCVPGLKEVPDVHAAGYPIAEIDADGGFVIGKADDTGGAVDARTVKEQLLYEVHDPARYLTPDVVADFSRASVQVLGPDRVAVQGIEGHARPDELKVNVCHRGGWLAEAEISYAGVQAEARARLAADIVRRRLGGALTLRVDLIGVLSILGDDDGAMLDARPAGAGRDVRLRLAAEHPDARVAERLLREVTALYTCGPAGGGGVRTALRPRLNMVSCTIPRDAVHSGWTMMETAR
- a CDS encoding LysR family transcriptional regulator, encoding MNLSARQLRAFVALADEKHFTRAAQRCHLTQPAFSALIRALEDSAGVRLFDRNTRNVELTAEGRVLDASARRLLGDFELVVEDLRDHAARRRGRVTVAALPSLAAGWLPGLLARFHQDYPGITLQLRDALLDPCLDMVQAGAADFAVAAQRADMTDLESEFLHADRFFLVCRKDHPLAARAQVRLRDLGRWPLIQLARGSSVRRHLDEALGAAPAQALLEVEHLATVTGLVSAGLGISVVPAMTLFHFQRDELAIKPLAGKPLTRPLYLVRRQGRSLSVAAQTLYDLLMEHRERIGGV
- a CDS encoding Rid family detoxifying hydrolase, which encodes MSKQIIHTDEAPAAVGPYSQAVAATGGKTVYLSGQIGLEPGTGDLVSENFDAQVRQAFANMTAVIKEAGGTLNDIVKLTLFLTDLNKFTAANAIMAELIPQPFPARSTVGVASLPKGAQFEVEAILVL
- the recG gene encoding ATP-dependent DNA helicase RecG: MPAATAAARKTSGAATGAGRALTDVQRKLHSLGLVTAEDCILHLPLRYEDETRIVPIGSLRPGATAQVEGEILRSEVLYRPRRQLTAVMADDSGELQLRWLNFYPSQQKQLAIGRRLRARGEVRGGLFGREIVHPRMSSAETPLPDALTPVYPSTDGLPQPSLRKAIGQALQQANLDDTLPPAALERYDLMPFAPAIRLLHAPPPGVSEHDLIERGHPAWRRIKFDELLAQQLSLAAARAARRSIRAEPLPAQGGAGGLVARLYAALPFQLTGAQQRVVQEIAADLAKPYPMHRLLQGDVGSGKTVVAAIAAAQAIACGAQVALMAPTEILAEQHFRKLVSWLQPLGVNVAWLSGSLTAKARRQAAASAADGSVQLVVGTQALIQDHVEFHRLGLSIVDEQHRFGVGQRLALTRKGEAPQGHTVPHQLNMSATPIPRTLAMTFFADLDVSVIDELPPGRTPVVTKLVSDGRRDEVIAHIAHAVREGRQAYWVCPLVEESEALQLQTAVDTYETMQAELPDLRLGLVHGRLPQTDKAAVMQAFRDGDIDLLVATTVIEVGVDVPNASLMVIEHAERFGLAQLHQLRGRVGRGSAESVCVLLYQTPLSQVARQRLRAMFETSDGFEIARRDLEQRGPGEFLGTRQSGVTLLRFADLESDVGIAEQAREAAAWLRNEYPAAVEAHLARWMRGREDFLRT
- a CDS encoding LysR substrate-binding domain-containing protein, whose amino-acid sequence is MTLTELKYIVAVARERHFGRAAEACFVSQPTLSVAIRKLEDELGVTLFERGGAEVGVTAIGQRIVTQAQKVLEESASIKEIARQGHDPLAGPLRVGVIHTIGPYLLPRLVPMQIARTPQMPLLLQENFTLRLVELLRQGEIDCAIMALPLPEAGLVTQPLYDEPFVVAVPRDHEWAERQAISSEDLKQQTMLLLGTGHCFRDQVLEVCPELSRFSAASDGIQRTFEGSSLETIRHMVAAGIGVTVLPVTAVPESPQPKSLLRYLPFEGVPPERRVVLAWRRSFPRLAAIEALAQAVYECGLPGVKMLDKEAVPI